The region GTGCTGCTGGCGAAGATGTTCGCCACCACCGTCACGCCGCGCTGTCGGAGCTTGGGCAGCTTCTCCGTGCAGAACGCCTCCACCCCGACGTTGGCCAAGCCGATGGCGTTGAGCATGCTGGCGGGTGTCTCGCAGATGCGCTCCGGCGCGTTGCCCGCCCGTGGGTGCAGGCTGAGGCCCTTGGTACAGATGCCGCCCAGCTCCGCCACGTCGAAGAAGTCGTCGTACTCCAGCCCGTAGCCGAAGGTGCCGGACGCCGTCAGCACCGGGTTCTTCAGCTTCAGGTTGCCGAGCTCGAGCTCGAGGCGGTTCATGACGGCCTCCGGAACGCTGCCCGCACCGGAGCGTGCTTTTCCTGTTCCCAATCGATGCGCCGAGCATCGATGCAGGGGCCTTCGGTGCAGGCGTAGAGGTATCCGCCCTCCGCCGTGGGCACCGGGCAGCCCAGGCACACGCCGTAGCCACAGGCCATGGGCGTCTCCAAAGACGCCTCGCAAGGGACGTCACGCTCCGCACAGATCTGCGCGACCTTCGCCATCATGCGATCGGGCCCGCAGGTGAACACCTCGTGCCCATCGGACAAGAGCTCGCCGAGCACGTCCGTGACGCGACCCTTCACGCCGCGAGAGCCGTCTTCCGTGGTGATGCTCAGATCCGAAAGCTCCGCCAGCTCGTCATCGAGAGGCAGGTCCCGAGCGCTGCGCCCGCCGTACACGGCGATGGGTCGCTCCGAGAGAGTGCGCGCCAAGAACAACAGCGGCGCGATGCCCACGCCGCCACCCACGAGCACGGCGCGCCGTCCCGGCGTGGGTGCGCGCCACGGCTTGCCCAGCGGCCCGAGCAAGGTGAAGGGCTCCCCCGGCTCCGCCCGCGCCATGCGCGTCGTGCCTTCTCCGACCACCTTGATCAAGATCGACGGCGTGCGCCCCGCGCTCAGGTAGCTCATGGGCCGCGGTAAGAGCGGGGCCTCGCCCCATTCCGCACCGCGCACCATGCAGAACTGACCCGGCAGCGCGGTGCTGGCCTCCGGCGCGTCGAAAGTGAGCACGTGATAGGCGTCGCCCATGCTCTCGCGACGCAAGAGCGGCAGCGTGCGAAGCTCGCGAGCCACGTCACACCTCCGGTAGGGCGATCTCGTCGCGACCTGGAAGGATCTGGCCGCTTTGGGGATCGATGGCGAGCATCATCTCGATGGCGTCCTCGGCATTGTCCGCGTAGTAGCCGCGCCGAATCCCCATGGCGCAAAACCCATGGGACCGATACAGGCTGAGCGCCGCCCGGTTCGAGCGGCGGACCTCCAGTACCACGAGACGCACCCGGTTGGCGCGGGCATGTGTCAAAAGCTCCGCCAACAGCGCCCGCGCCGCACCGCACCGCCGGTGGTCGGGATGCGTCGCCACGTTGATCACGTGCAGCTCGTCCGCTACGGCCCACGCGAGCAGGAACGCCACCACCGGATCGCCGGCGGTCCAGATCCGCGCCCACGACCGCGCGAGCTCCGCGTCCACGTCCAGCTCCTGGTCGCCCAGGCCGGCGATCTCCACGACGCGCGCGCGATCCGCAGGGTCCATCGGGCGAACGAGCATGGAGGCCCAAGCCTTCTCCGAGCGGGCCCTCGCTGCAAGTTTTGTTGGTCCGGCGCGATACCGTCGCGGTTCTCACTGCCCGGCTTGCCACACGCGCGCCGCCACTGCCTGAGCGTCGAGGGCGAACGCGAGCGCGCCGTCACGGCGCAGCACGGCGGCACTGAACGGCACCCGTTCGGATCGCAGCCGCGGCAAGGGCCGGAGGTGTACTTCCTCGACTGCGCCCACCGCGTCCACGCCCACCACGGTGCGTTCGTCGCCCTGCAAAACCAGCTCCACGCCCAGCGGCGACGCCGCATTCGGCGGCAGGCCCAGGCACGCCGCCAAGGAAACCACTGGTTGTCGCACTCGGAGCACGCGTCCGGAGAAGCGCAGGGGCAACGCGAAGCTCCGGCCCGCGGCGTCCACCCACACCACGTCCACCACGGAACGTTCGATGGGCACTTCCAGCGTG is a window of Polyangiaceae bacterium DNA encoding:
- the rimI gene encoding ribosomal protein S18-alanine N-acetyltransferase, which produces MLVRPMDPADRARVVEIAGLGDQELDVDAELARSWARIWTAGDPVVAFLLAWAVADELHVINVATHPDHRRCGAARALLAELLTHARANRVRLVVLEVRRSNRAALSLYRSHGFCAMGIRRGYYADNAEDAIEMMLAIDPQSGQILPGRDEIALPEV
- a CDS encoding dihydroorotate dehydrogenase electron transfer subunit, with product MARELRTLPLLRRESMGDAYHVLTFDAPEASTALPGQFCMVRGAEWGEAPLLPRPMSYLSAGRTPSILIKVVGEGTTRMARAEPGEPFTLLGPLGKPWRAPTPGRRAVLVGGGVGIAPLLFLARTLSERPIAVYGGRSARDLPLDDELAELSDLSITTEDGSRGVKGRVTDVLGELLSDGHEVFTCGPDRMMAKVAQICAERDVPCEASLETPMACGYGVCLGCPVPTAEGGYLYACTEGPCIDARRIDWEQEKHAPVRAAFRRPS